The proteins below are encoded in one region of Flammeovirga kamogawensis:
- a CDS encoding glycoside hydrolase family 5 protein encodes MNKLYIYLLCTLLTANLFGQEKKDVYVDKEGVMRWPNTTEVKGFGVNYTGPFAHAYRSSKKLGVNLKEAIDNDIYHFSRLGFDAYRVHVWDTEISDSLGNILENEHLELFDYLVAELKKRNINCLITPIAFWGNGWPEKDTYSPGFSHKYGKEACLTNAAAIKAQANYLAQFLNHKNKYTGIAYKNEPSIVAFEVSNEPHHAGTPEQVTAYISTMVESMKNTGCLKPILYNVSHSIELVDAYYNAGIDGGTFQWYPTNLVSEAELGGNLLPNADNYKIPFANNKAFKSHAKIVYEFDPADTHKAYIYPAMARSFRTAGIQWATQFAYDPTFLANKNTEYNTHYMNLSYTPHKALSLKICSEIFHEMPMYKSYGAFPENTTFDNVSISYDKDLVEYMSDEKFFYTNSTITSPKKVKQLKEIAGVGSSKLIDYEGTGAYFLDELETGVWRLEVQPDVLITKNPYGKNSLKKKVAEIIWNNWEMSVKLPQLGNDFTVKAVNENNQLSSTAEKHTFTVYPGTYILAKKGKKHKWTAESNFGAIKVGEYYAPKSEFENFTVVHTPKKEVFSDTSFTIEATLVNTTLPHSLKLIGYTNNQQKEYTLKHLKGYTYGVEIPKDDIGEGYFNYFIVADVNNTVITFPNAIKGKPSDWDFTSTEMYETRIIAPLSSITLFDASKDFEKLNKTWNTNVTLAPNFRTAKDALKINLDSIPTDLGNTVPNYALRYYFSNTLKTSNTTIGNYTQLEIIGNALVDTPQKIEIALVGNDGTAFGAIVEMTEKKGIYVVKLDTLRPTKLVTLPRPYPDFLPYYFSPTTVKTEIDWRKIESIQLATVEKHCQINIESIRLVYTTSSFSSL; translated from the coding sequence ATGAATAAATTATATATATACCTTTTATGTACATTACTAACAGCTAACCTTTTTGGACAAGAAAAAAAAGATGTTTATGTAGATAAAGAGGGAGTTATGCGCTGGCCAAATACTACTGAAGTGAAGGGGTTTGGTGTAAATTACACAGGTCCTTTTGCACATGCTTACCGGTCTTCTAAGAAATTAGGTGTTAACCTAAAAGAGGCAATTGATAATGATATCTACCACTTCTCTAGACTAGGTTTTGATGCCTATAGAGTACATGTTTGGGATACAGAAATTAGTGATTCTTTAGGGAATATTTTAGAAAATGAGCACTTAGAGTTATTTGATTACCTAGTAGCAGAGTTAAAAAAGAGAAATATTAACTGCTTAATTACTCCCATAGCATTCTGGGGAAATGGTTGGCCAGAGAAAGATACGTATTCTCCAGGTTTCTCTCATAAATATGGAAAGGAAGCATGTTTAACAAATGCAGCAGCTATTAAAGCACAGGCAAACTATTTAGCTCAATTTTTAAATCATAAAAATAAATATACAGGTATTGCCTACAAAAATGAGCCAAGTATTGTAGCGTTTGAAGTAAGTAATGAGCCACATCATGCAGGTACTCCAGAACAAGTAACTGCCTATATTTCTACTATGGTGGAGTCCATGAAAAATACAGGTTGCTTAAAACCTATACTTTATAACGTTAGTCATAGTATAGAATTAGTAGATGCATATTATAATGCAGGTATTGATGGAGGTACATTCCAATGGTACCCTACAAACTTGGTTTCAGAAGCAGAATTAGGAGGGAATTTATTGCCCAATGCAGACAACTATAAAATACCTTTTGCAAATAATAAAGCATTTAAAAGCCATGCAAAAATAGTATATGAATTTGATCCAGCAGATACTCATAAAGCATATATATACCCTGCAATGGCAAGAAGTTTTAGAACTGCGGGTATACAATGGGCAACACAATTTGCTTATGACCCAACGTTTTTAGCCAATAAAAATACAGAATACAACACTCATTATATGAATCTTTCATATACTCCACATAAAGCTTTAAGTTTAAAAATTTGTAGCGAGATATTTCACGAGATGCCAATGTATAAAAGTTATGGAGCTTTCCCAGAAAACACAACATTTGATAATGTATCTATCTCTTATGATAAAGACTTGGTTGAATATATGTCTGATGAAAAATTCTTTTATACAAACTCAACAATAACATCACCTAAGAAAGTAAAGCAACTAAAGGAAATTGCAGGAGTGGGAAGTTCAAAACTTATTGATTATGAAGGAACAGGGGCATATTTTTTAGATGAATTAGAAACAGGAGTTTGGCGTTTAGAGGTACAGCCTGATGTTTTAATTACAAAGAATCCTTATGGTAAAAATAGTTTAAAGAAAAAGGTAGCAGAAATTATTTGGAACAATTGGGAGATGTCGGTAAAACTACCACAACTAGGCAACGATTTTACAGTAAAGGCAGTAAATGAGAATAATCAATTATCAAGTACTGCAGAAAAACATACTTTTACGGTTTATCCGGGAACATACATCTTAGCTAAAAAAGGGAAGAAGCATAAATGGACGGCAGAAAGTAATTTTGGGGCTATTAAAGTCGGAGAATACTATGCTCCTAAATCAGAATTCGAAAACTTTACAGTTGTGCATACACCAAAAAAAGAAGTGTTCTCAGATACCTCATTTACTATAGAAGCTACACTAGTAAATACAACATTACCGCACAGTTTAAAGTTGATAGGATATACAAATAATCAGCAAAAAGAATACACTTTAAAACACTTAAAAGGATATACATATGGTGTAGAAATTCCTAAAGATGATATTGGAGAAGGCTATTTTAATTATTTTATTGTAGCAGATGTAAACAACACTGTAATCACTTTCCCAAATGCCATAAAAGGTAAACCTTCTGATTGGGATTTTACATCAACAGAAATGTACGAAACGAGGATAATTGCTCCTTTGTCTTCGATTACACTTTTTGATGCTTCAAAAGATTTTGAGAAACTAAATAAAACATGGAATACTAATGTAACTTTAGCACCAAATTTCCGAACTGCTAAAGATGCTCTGAAGATTAATCTGGATAGTATACCAACCGATTTAGGAAATACAGTACCTAATTATGCGTTGCGTTATTATTTTAGTAATACATTAAAAACAAGTAATACAACCATTGGTAATTATACACAACTTGAAATAATAGGAAATGCATTGGTAGATACACCACAAAAAATTGAAATAGCATTAGTAGGGAACGATGGAACTGCATTTGGTGCTATTGTAGAAATGACAGAGAAAAAAGGAATATATGTGGTGAAATTAGACACCTTACGTCCTACAAAATTAGTAACACTTCCTAGACCATATCCAGATTTCTTACCTTATTATTTTTCTCCTACTACTGTAAAAACGGAAATAGATTGGCGTAAAATAGAATCCATTCAACTTGCAACAGTAGAAAAACACTGTCAGATAAATATAGAAAGTATACGCTTGGTGTATACTACTTCCTCTTTCAGTAGTTTATAA
- a CDS encoding OB-fold nucleic acid binding domain-containing protein: protein MKIYSTFILTALCFLASCNDSKQTQSNEDKTSSSEVINTVNSEEVLGENTHKIVVTEKIASGGYIYIKVSEKGNDYWMAVPGRQIEIGATYYYDGGMEMRNFESKTLNRTFESVIFAEGIRDTNKKGVAKANTNSNPEGKSSVDHIEKAPNGISVAELFENPKSYLNKQVIIKGKVVKVNNGVMKVNFVHLQDGSIGNGKYDITITTNDDFKVGEVVTIKGTVTLDKDFGSGYVYDVLIEKAVII, encoded by the coding sequence ATGAAAATCTATAGTACATTTATTTTAACTGCACTTTGCTTTTTAGCAAGTTGTAACGATTCAAAACAAACACAATCAAATGAGGATAAAACATCTTCTTCTGAAGTAATTAACACCGTAAATTCTGAGGAGGTATTAGGTGAAAACACACATAAAATTGTTGTAACCGAAAAGATTGCTTCTGGCGGGTATATATATATTAAAGTTTCTGAAAAAGGAAATGATTATTGGATGGCAGTGCCAGGTAGACAGATAGAAATTGGAGCTACCTATTATTATGATGGCGGCATGGAAATGAGAAATTTTGAGAGTAAGACTTTAAACCGAACTTTTGAGAGTGTCATTTTTGCTGAAGGTATTAGAGATACAAATAAAAAAGGTGTTGCAAAAGCCAATACAAACAGTAATCCAGAAGGAAAGTCAAGCGTAGACCATATAGAAAAAGCACCAAACGGAATAAGTGTTGCAGAACTTTTTGAAAACCCTAAATCTTACTTAAACAAACAAGTGATAATTAAAGGGAAAGTGGTAAAAGTAAACAATGGTGTGATGAAAGTTAATTTTGTCCATTTACAAGACGGATCAATAGGAAATGGAAAATACGATATTACCATTACTACAAATGATGATTTTAAAGTTGGAGAAGTTGTAACTATTAAAGGTACTGTTACTTTGGATAAAGACTTTGGATCGGGTTATGTTTACGATGTACTAATTGAAAAAGCAGTTATTATTTAA
- a CDS encoding glycoside hydrolase family 53 protein gives MNYKNLMISLFVTVLIMSCSEAKEITESIGEESLIPSDSTTENSFYFGADLSYVNQILDEGGQYKVDNRQENPYQIFADRGTNLVRLRLWHTPKWSQSLDNDQDAKLYSDLADVEKAMVEAKAKGMEVVLDFHYSDTWADPDKQHVPEAWKNIESLSVLSDSIYNYTFSTLTYLNSKGLMPSFVQIGNETNCGMMYTDASNTFPKCNVCDGNWANLKTVLSSAISAVHAVNDTALTTTKTILHVADPKNIEWWFENITSGDDAVNFDIIGISYYPIWHNTIAFNQMETTVKGIKSKFNKEVMIVEIAYPWTTEADDDYNNIFGYGDIVQGYPYTPEGHLNLMKSFTQSMINAGALGVIYWEPAWIAVPIKTLWGTGSSWENCAFFDYNGNATSIFDYMTYEYTGL, from the coding sequence ATGAACTATAAAAATTTAATGATAAGCCTTTTTGTAACAGTTTTAATAATGAGCTGTTCTGAAGCAAAAGAAATAACGGAATCTATTGGGGAAGAGTCACTTATTCCTTCTGATTCAACAACAGAAAACTCATTCTATTTTGGAGCAGACTTGTCTTATGTAAATCAAATTCTTGATGAAGGCGGACAGTATAAAGTAGACAATAGACAAGAAAACCCCTATCAGATTTTTGCTGATAGGGGCACTAATCTAGTTCGTTTAAGGTTATGGCATACGCCTAAATGGAGTCAAAGTTTAGACAATGATCAAGATGCAAAACTATACAGTGATCTTGCTGATGTAGAAAAAGCAATGGTTGAAGCCAAAGCAAAAGGAATGGAAGTAGTATTGGATTTTCATTATTCAGATACTTGGGCAGACCCAGATAAACAACATGTTCCAGAAGCTTGGAAAAATATTGAGAGTTTAAGTGTTTTGTCAGATTCTATATATAACTACACTTTCAGCACGCTTACTTATTTAAACAGCAAAGGGTTAATGCCAAGTTTTGTGCAAATTGGGAACGAGACGAATTGTGGAATGATGTATACTGATGCATCAAATACTTTCCCTAAATGTAACGTTTGCGATGGGAATTGGGCAAATTTGAAAACAGTTTTAAGCAGTGCAATATCTGCTGTACATGCTGTTAACGATACGGCCTTAACAACTACAAAAACAATTTTACATGTTGCTGATCCAAAAAATATAGAATGGTGGTTTGAGAACATTACGAGTGGAGACGATGCCGTAAATTTTGATATTATTGGGATTTCTTATTATCCAATTTGGCACAATACAATTGCATTTAATCAAATGGAAACTACTGTAAAAGGCATTAAAAGCAAATTTAATAAGGAGGTAATGATAGTAGAAATTGCTTACCCTTGGACTACTGAAGCAGATGATGATTACAATAATATTTTTGGGTATGGAGATATAGTTCAAGGCTATCCATATACTCCAGAAGGTCATCTAAATTTAATGAAGTCGTTTACGCAGAGTATGATAAATGCAGGAGCATTAGGAGTAATTTATTGGGAACCTGCTTGGATAGCTGTGCCTATTAAAACGTTATGGGGAACGGGTTCTTCTTGGGAAAATTGTGCCTTCTTTGATTATAATGGAAATGCAACTAGCATTTTTGACTACATGACTTACGAATACACTGGTTTATAA
- a CDS encoding SusE domain-containing protein yields the protein MKNISKLLILLFGIISCISCQESEIEKAILKSEVAANDLLPLSATSFVLSEEKSEENFDSLTWTPTDYGFQSAVNYTVQFDVEGNAFATPINLANTFELTSGFTVGNINKSLLEKGVAGGTAVNVEFRVVSLINEEVAEVYSSVEKVEITPYAPSVLSPLYINGDDQGWNFDTSLDFNVLGIGEFEVIGTFTNGSYFRFFEEKSWEASQLGYGDFEVVDANLTEAGDGDDNFIFSGTTGVYTMTVSYATKTITMTAASTPELYIVGDQNGWSFDAVTWLGGGKYEGTVTITNGQIFRFFTVDGDWGSQQYNYTYFMDGTLSDNLTGTTEGDANFTYVGADGTYKYTVDLYSKSFIIQE from the coding sequence ATGAAAAATATATCAAAACTATTGATTCTTTTATTCGGCATTATCAGTTGCATATCGTGCCAAGAATCTGAAATAGAAAAAGCAATATTAAAAAGTGAAGTGGCTGCAAATGATCTGCTTCCATTAAGTGCAACATCTTTTGTATTATCAGAAGAAAAAAGTGAAGAGAATTTTGATTCTTTGACATGGACTCCTACTGATTATGGGTTTCAATCTGCCGTAAATTATACTGTGCAGTTTGATGTGGAAGGGAATGCTTTTGCAACACCAATTAATCTAGCCAATACCTTTGAACTGACTTCTGGATTTACAGTAGGTAATATTAATAAAAGCTTATTAGAAAAGGGAGTTGCAGGTGGTACAGCTGTAAATGTAGAATTTAGAGTAGTGTCTTTAATAAATGAAGAAGTAGCAGAAGTTTACTCTTCTGTAGAAAAAGTAGAAATAACTCCTTATGCTCCTTCTGTACTTTCTCCTCTTTATATTAATGGAGACGACCAAGGTTGGAATTTCGATACTTCTTTAGATTTTAATGTTCTCGGAATTGGAGAGTTTGAAGTAATAGGAACGTTTACTAATGGTAGTTATTTCCGTTTCTTTGAAGAAAAATCTTGGGAGGCTAGTCAGTTAGGCTATGGAGATTTTGAAGTAGTTGATGCTAACTTAACCGAAGCAGGAGATGGAGACGATAACTTTATTTTTTCTGGTACAACAGGTGTATATACAATGACGGTATCTTATGCTACCAAAACAATAACTATGACTGCGGCTTCAACGCCAGAATTATACATCGTTGGCGATCAAAATGGTTGGTCTTTTGATGCTGTTACATGGCTTGGTGGTGGTAAATACGAAGGAACTGTAACAATAACCAACGGACAAATATTTAGGTTTTTTACAGTAGATGGAGATTGGGGATCTCAACAATACAATTACACTTATTTTATGGATGGTACACTTAGCGATAATTTAACGGGTACTACAGAAGGAGATGCAAACTTTACTTATGTTGGTGCAGATGGTACTTATAAGTATACAGTAGATCTTTATTCTAAATCTTTTATCATTCAAGAATAG
- a CDS encoding SusC/RagA family TonB-linked outer membrane protein, with product MKKLLLFFSFIFVSALATNAQVIVKGHITEKGQGTGIPGVAILEKGTTNGTVTDFDGDYSLSVSNREATLVISYIGYLTKEINVSTLGRIDVELEVDLQTLEEVVVIGYGEVEKTDVTGAVSTLGDTDFIQGVTTSPQDLLTGKIAGVNITRNTGAPGSGSTIRIRGGSSLGGATNDPLIVIDGFPVDDGDVSGLSNPLNTLNPSDIESFTVLKDASAAAIYGSRASNGVILITTKKGSTDKMKVTFDNQVSISTPTKYVDNLSGDEYRTLVKGLSDNGFSGIDANAIKKLGSENTDWQKEIFRNSVSYATNLSLSGKVKNAPYRVSYGYNDENGILKTTSTKRHTVSLNINPKFFDEHLAVNVNAKGTAANTNFGDPGAVGMAVDYDPTQPVRNGSNKYKGFFAYTSSTLADGSIDPEGPANTFITNPVSMLELRENIADVKRFTGNVQLDYKFHFLEDLKANLNLGMDNTNTDGVDNAKPGTTWTYRDYTGEEGGRLLDYTSKTESQLLEFFLNYNKSFGKHSVDVIGGYSWQHWKRSGTTFDRNTAGDQIIQDSQYMNENYLVSMFGRMIYSFDKRYVVTATVRRDGSSRFAEGNQWGTFPSLAFAWNINNEAFLSNVDQLTSLKLRVGYGITGQQGLSPNVGDPYYPAIPKYRRSIEGAYYQFGNEFYNTLRPSPYDANLKWEETTTINLGVDFGLWDDKLTGTIEGYQKETDDLLNRVPIADGSNFSNYLVTNVGTMEIKGLEVTLMGRLISSNDLTWSLGGNFTYNTREITKLNKVDNPEDPGVPTGAISGGQGNMVQIHSVGQSPNSFYVFQQVYNEAGKPVEGLYANRTGGTGEVGSNEFNKYHANNPNPEFLIGLNTRVSYKNFDFSMSGRWSIGNKVYNNGLANNSLSGLYQSAANGYFTNIRKEAVDIGFVNPQYWSDMYVQDASFFKLDNVSLGYTLTKLFNNKIDARMSFTIQNALVVTDYEGIDPEVGYGIDNNIYPVPRTYQFGLNLNF from the coding sequence ATGAAGAAGCTATTACTATTTTTTAGTTTTATATTTGTAAGTGCTCTCGCTACAAATGCACAGGTTATTGTTAAAGGTCATATCACAGAAAAAGGCCAAGGTACTGGAATTCCAGGTGTCGCAATTTTAGAAAAAGGTACTACCAATGGAACGGTAACTGATTTTGATGGCGACTATTCTTTATCCGTAAGTAATAGAGAAGCTACATTAGTAATTTCTTATATAGGTTACCTTACAAAAGAAATTAATGTTTCTACTTTAGGGCGAATTGATGTAGAATTAGAAGTCGATTTACAAACCTTAGAAGAGGTAGTTGTAATTGGTTATGGCGAAGTAGAAAAAACTGACGTAACAGGCGCAGTTTCTACTTTAGGAGATACCGATTTTATTCAAGGTGTTACTACTTCTCCTCAAGATTTATTAACGGGTAAAATTGCGGGAGTAAATATCACAAGGAATACAGGTGCACCGGGTAGTGGTTCTACAATTCGTATTCGTGGAGGTTCTTCTTTAGGAGGAGCTACAAACGATCCACTTATTGTAATTGATGGCTTTCCTGTAGATGATGGTGATGTTTCAGGATTATCAAATCCATTGAATACATTAAACCCAAGTGATATTGAATCTTTTACTGTTTTAAAAGATGCATCTGCTGCAGCAATTTATGGTTCTAGAGCTTCTAACGGTGTAATATTAATTACAACGAAGAAAGGTTCTACAGACAAGATGAAAGTTACTTTCGATAATCAAGTGTCCATTAGTACACCAACAAAGTATGTGGATAATTTATCTGGAGATGAGTACAGAACATTAGTAAAAGGATTATCCGATAATGGATTTAGTGGTATTGATGCAAATGCTATCAAGAAATTAGGTTCGGAAAATACAGATTGGCAAAAAGAAATTTTTAGAAATTCTGTTTCTTATGCAACCAACTTGAGCTTATCAGGAAAAGTGAAAAATGCACCTTACAGAGTATCATATGGTTATAATGATGAGAACGGTATCTTAAAGACAACTTCAACAAAACGTCATACTGTATCATTAAATATTAACCCTAAATTCTTTGATGAACATTTAGCGGTAAATGTGAACGCAAAAGGTACTGCAGCAAATACAAATTTTGGAGACCCAGGAGCGGTAGGAATGGCAGTAGATTACGATCCAACACAACCTGTAAGAAATGGAAGTAATAAATATAAAGGCTTCTTTGCTTATACATCGTCAACATTGGCAGATGGTAGTATTGACCCTGAAGGTCCTGCAAATACCTTTATTACTAACCCAGTTTCTATGTTAGAATTAAGAGAAAACATAGCAGACGTTAAACGTTTTACGGGTAATGTACAATTAGATTACAAATTCCATTTTCTAGAAGATTTAAAAGCCAACCTTAATTTAGGTATGGACAATACAAATACTGATGGGGTAGACAATGCTAAACCGGGTACTACATGGACTTACCGTGATTATACAGGAGAAGAAGGTGGTAGATTACTAGACTATACATCAAAAACAGAATCGCAACTTTTAGAATTCTTCTTAAACTATAATAAATCTTTTGGTAAGCATAGTGTTGATGTAATAGGTGGTTATTCTTGGCAACATTGGAAAAGAAGCGGTACTACGTTTGATAGAAATACTGCAGGAGATCAAATTATCCAAGATTCTCAATACATGAACGAGAATTATTTAGTGTCTATGTTTGGCAGAATGATTTACTCTTTCGATAAAAGATATGTTGTTACAGCAACGGTTAGGAGAGATGGATCTTCTCGTTTTGCTGAAGGAAACCAATGGGGTACTTTCCCTTCTCTAGCCTTTGCTTGGAATATTAATAATGAAGCTTTTTTAAGCAATGTTGATCAATTAACTAGCTTAAAACTTAGAGTTGGTTACGGTATTACTGGGCAACAAGGTTTATCTCCAAATGTAGGAGACCCATACTACCCTGCAATTCCTAAATACAGAAGAAGTATAGAAGGGGCGTATTATCAGTTTGGAAACGAATTTTATAATACACTTCGTCCATCACCTTATGATGCAAATTTAAAATGGGAAGAAACAACGACAATTAACTTAGGTGTTGATTTTGGACTTTGGGATGATAAGTTAACGGGTACAATAGAAGGGTATCAGAAAGAAACGGATGATCTTTTAAATAGAGTGCCAATTGCAGACGGAAGTAATTTTTCTAATTATTTGGTTACCAATGTAGGAACCATGGAAATTAAAGGTCTTGAGGTGACGTTAATGGGAAGACTTATTTCTAGTAATGACCTTACATGGTCTTTAGGAGGTAACTTTACTTACAATACAAGAGAGATCACGAAACTAAATAAAGTAGATAACCCAGAAGATCCAGGTGTACCAACAGGTGCAATTTCTGGTGGGCAGGGTAACATGGTTCAAATTCATTCAGTTGGGCAATCACCTAACTCATTCTATGTGTTCCAACAAGTATATAACGAAGCAGGAAAACCAGTAGAAGGGTTATATGCAAATAGAACAGGTGGTACAGGTGAAGTAGGTAGTAATGAATTTAATAAATACCATGCAAACAATCCAAATCCAGAATTTTTAATTGGGTTAAATACAAGGGTTAGTTATAAAAACTTTGATTTTTCAATGTCAGGAAGATGGAGTATTGGCAACAAAGTGTATAATAATGGTTTGGCCAATAACTCGTTATCAGGTTTATATCAATCTGCAGCAAATGGATACTTTACTAACATAAGAAAAGAAGCTGTTGATATTGGGTTTGTTAACCCTCAATATTGGTCTGATATGTATGTACAAGATGCCTCTTTCTTTAAACTAGATAATGTTAGTTTAGGCTATACGCTAACTAAATTATTCAATAATAAAATTGATGCAAGAATGAGTTTTACAATTCAGAATGCATTAGTAGTAACAGATTATGAAGGCATTGACCCAGAAGTTGGTTATGGTATCGATAATAATATTTATCCAGTACCAAGAACATATCAATTTGGACTAAACCTTAACTTTTAA
- a CDS encoding RagB/SusD family nutrient uptake outer membrane protein produces the protein MKSLYIFILSALLLQLTSCVNDLKVSPIDENVINSANVYNTTADYKEGLAKLYATFAISGQKGPDGMADIEGIDEGFGNYLRQYWNLQELTTDEAVLSWNDATIKDFHWHTWTPTDTFIAAMHSRIMYTVALCNEYIRATSDNEDEEIKRFQAEARFLRALAYWHGIDFFGAMPFVTEKDLPGAFFPERIERIDLFNYVESELLAIKDELGTPKFEYGRADKAVAGMLLSKLYLNAEIYTGTSRYDDCLTALQAVLSAPYTIPTEYRHNFVADNHTSPEMIFPITYDGNMTQTWGGIVYLVHAQIGGTMDAKGMFGTGDAWSGLRTTKALVNKFDLDNDYRALFWTDGQNLEIDDIGLFTDGYGITKFRNRKLNGDLSDSNHNVQIDTDWPMFRLSDAYLMYAEAVVRGGAGGSQSQAVDYINVLRTRANTSNITAADLDLPFILDERARELFWEGHRRTDLIRFNQFTDGDYQWPWKGKVKEGIPTASHRDLFPIPSNQLTANPNLKQNVGY, from the coding sequence ATGAAATCTCTATATATATTTATATTATCAGCTTTACTTCTGCAGCTAACATCATGCGTGAACGATCTTAAAGTATCACCTATCGATGAAAATGTAATTAACTCTGCCAATGTGTATAATACTACAGCAGATTACAAAGAAGGACTCGCAAAACTTTACGCAACATTTGCTATTTCTGGTCAAAAAGGACCAGATGGTATGGCTGATATAGAAGGTATTGATGAAGGGTTTGGCAACTATTTAAGACAATATTGGAACCTTCAAGAATTAACTACAGACGAAGCAGTTTTGTCTTGGAACGATGCTACAATTAAGGATTTCCATTGGCATACATGGACACCAACAGATACATTTATAGCAGCTATGCACTCTAGAATAATGTACACCGTTGCATTATGTAATGAATACATTAGAGCTACAAGTGACAACGAGGATGAAGAAATTAAAAGGTTCCAAGCAGAAGCTCGTTTCCTAAGAGCTTTGGCTTATTGGCATGGTATCGACTTTTTTGGAGCAATGCCTTTTGTTACAGAAAAAGATCTTCCGGGAGCTTTTTTCCCAGAGCGTATAGAAAGAATCGATCTATTTAACTATGTTGAAAGTGAACTTCTAGCAATTAAAGACGAGTTGGGTACTCCAAAATTTGAATACGGAAGAGCTGATAAAGCTGTAGCAGGGATGTTACTTTCAAAGTTATATTTAAATGCAGAAATATACACTGGCACAAGTAGATATGATGATTGCTTAACGGCACTACAAGCGGTATTGTCAGCACCTTATACTATCCCTACAGAATACAGACATAATTTTGTTGCCGATAACCATACTAGTCCAGAAATGATTTTTCCAATTACTTATGATGGAAATATGACACAAACTTGGGGGGGCATAGTTTATCTAGTACATGCTCAGATTGGTGGTACAATGGATGCTAAGGGTATGTTTGGAACAGGTGATGCTTGGTCTGGTTTAAGAACAACAAAAGCGTTGGTAAATAAATTTGATCTAGATAATGATTACCGAGCTTTATTCTGGACAGACGGACAAAATTTAGAAATTGATGATATTGGATTATTTACAGATGGGTACGGAATAACAAAATTTCGTAATAGAAAGTTAAATGGCGATTTATCAGACTCAAACCATAATGTTCAGATAGATACTGATTGGCCTATGTTTAGACTTTCAGATGCTTACTTAATGTATGCAGAAGCTGTAGTAAGAGGTGGCGCAGGAGGTTCTCAAAGCCAAGCTGTTGACTATATCAATGTACTACGTACAAGAGCAAATACAAGCAATATTACGGCAGCAGATTTAGATTTACCGTTTATTTTGGATGAGCGTGCAAGAGAACTATTCTGGGAAGGGCATAGACGTACAGATTTAATACGCTTTAATCAGTTTACTGATGGTGACTACCAATGGCCTTGGAAAGGAAAAGTAAAGGAAGGTATTCCAACGGCAAGTCATAGAGACTTATTTCCAATCCCGTCTAATCAACTGACAGCAAATCCGAACTTAAAACAAAACGTAGGCTATTAA